A single region of the Triticum dicoccoides isolate Atlit2015 ecotype Zavitan chromosome 2B, WEW_v2.0, whole genome shotgun sequence genome encodes:
- the LOC119360716 gene encoding uncharacterized protein LOC119360716 — protein sequence MGQSGKEQRWSSRTKHEDRLSMLTDDILLSILGRVDTATATRTSVLSKRWRDLPWSLPVLNLRVWNFLPHSCPEPIAAHHMDQAMSRLTKATRSFLADPNSKSTIIKRLSLQLYVTGDYACEIGSLARDAIDCGVVKNLCLAIVDEKDPRDCEHEYMLQQALAVDGFLTAYPSVFQCLTKLRLYNVRFAEWDMQHLLFDSCKQLKHLSLSHCVLGTLQYGR from the exons ATGGGCCAATCGGGCAAGGAGCAGCGTTGGTCTTCG CGAACAAAGCATGAAGATAGGCTCAGCATGCTGACTGATGACATATTATTATCTATCTTGGGGAGAGTTGACACAGCCACGGCAACACGAACTAGCGTGTTGTCAAAGCGGTGGAGAGATTTGCCATGGTCGCTTCCTGTGCTCAACCTTCGTGTCTGGAATTTTCTGCCCCATTCATGCCCGGAACCCATTGCAGCACATCACATGGATCAAGCAATGTCACGTCTAACCAAAGCAACTAGGAGTTTCTTGGCTGACCCAAACAGCAAATCCACCATCATCAAAAGGCTAAGCCTTCAGCTCTATGTGACCGGCGATTACGCATGTGAGATTGGCTCACTGGCTCGCGACGCGATTGATTGCGGGGTAGTAAAAAACCTGTGCCTTGCAATTGTTGATGAGAAGGATCCTAGAGACTGTGAACATGAGTATATGCTACAGCAAGCCCTGGCTGTCGATGGGTTTTTAACAGCCTATCCTAGTGTGTTTCAGTGCCTCACAAAGCTCCGTCTGTATAATGTGCGGTTTGCTGAGTGGGATATGCAACACCTCCTGTTTGACTCTTGCAAGCAACTCAAGCATTTATCTCTGTCCCACTGTGTGTTGGGGACTCTTCAGtatggcagataa
- the LOC119367439 gene encoding uncharacterized protein LOC119367439: MSCLRRIEVLCLPKLKHLSWDEWFCFEAPLRFGSVPSLKVLGLICGATIDHQEFSLSQVLHGTRNIHTLTLDFEGERLWIQPEGKQLCHAFKQLRKLSICGIFVDFDLLWAINLLEAAPSVEIFSVRIWDHACQDDEQLRTTTGYEAQRTKPSWSMPKFTSSETWQLRELEFVGFRPLEQQISFLRSVMERASNLKTVLLKEDKYPCVDCDSMNIPRGGFCPADKGEQETIVKQLTDGVQSSAQIIFPNSGGS, encoded by the exons ATGTCCTGCTTGAGGAGAATTGAGGTGCTCTGCCTACCAAAACTGAAGCATCTAAGTTGGGACGAGTGGTTTTGTTTCGAGGCCCCCTTGCGTTTTGGTTCTGTTCCATCCCTCAAGGTGCTGGGCCTTATTTGTGGTGCAACCATTGATCATCAGGAGTTTAGTCTGAGCCAGGTTCTACATGGTACCAGAAACATCCATACTCTTACTTTGGATTTCGAAGGAGAAAGGCTTTGGATACAACCCGAAGGAAAGCAACTCTGCCATGCATTCAAACAGCTAAGGAAGCTGTCTATTTGTGGCATCTTTGTGGATTTTGACCTGTTATGGGCAATAAATCTCCTTGAAGCTGCTCCATCCGTTGAGATATTTTCTGTGCGG ATATGGGACCATGCTTGCCAGGATGATGAGCAGTTAAGAACAACGACAGGTTATGAGGCTCAAAGAACGAAGCCGTCATGGAGCATGCCTAAGTTCACAAGCTCTGAAACTTGGCAACTGAGAGAGCTTGAATTTGTTGGCTTTAGGCCCCTAGAGCAACAAATTTCATTTTTAAGGTCCGTGATGGAGCGAGCTTCAAACTTGAAGACGGTTCTTCTCAAAGAAGATAAATATCCATGCGTGGACTGCGATTCAATGAACATTCCAAGAGGAGGTTTCTGTCCGGCGGACAAAGGTGAGCAGGAAACAATTGTCAAGCAGCTTACAGATGGGGTCCAGTCCTCTGCGCAGATAATTTTTCCAAACAGTGGTGGTAGTTGA